TAAACACCACGTCACCTGGAATAGTGTCACCTTCAAGGGTTTCTAGCGTATCGTTTAGCATTGCCATACCGCGGGCTAAGGTTTTGCTAAACTGCTCTTCCTCTACTCGTAATACTTTTTCAACTACAGGTAACTGATCTACAAGCTCTGGGTAAGCTTCCCCCATTTCTTTGCTTAGTGCCGATGCTAGTTTGTAGAAGAAAATATCGCTGGCACCTAACTGGTAACCATGACGTACAGCACGGCGAATAATACGACGAAGTACATAACCTCGGCCTTCATTAGAAGGCATTACGCCATCACAAATTAGGAAGCTACAAGAACGGATGTGATCAGCGATAACCCGTAAAGATTTATTCTCTAAATCTTCGCTGCCAACAATTGTAGCCGCAGCTTGAATTAGGTTTTGGAATAAGTCGATTTCGTAGTTGCTATGCACGTTTTGCAAAATAGCTGAAATACGCTCAAGCCCCATACCGGTATCGATAGACGGCTTAGGCAATGGTTCCATCGTGCCATCAGCTTGCTTGTTGTATTGCATGAATACCAGGTTCCAGATTTCGATGAAACGATCGCCATCTTCTTCTGGTGTTCCTGGAGGCCCGCCCCAAATATGCGCGCCATGGTCGTAAAATATTTCTGAACACGGACCGCATGGCCCTGTGTCACCCATAGACCAAAAGTTATCTGATGTACTGATACGGATTATCTTTTCTTTGGGTACACCAATGTGGTTTTCCCAAATATCAAAGGCTTCTTCGTCTTCTGAATAAACGGTAACCAGAAGCTTTTCTTTTGGAAGGCCGATTTCTTTTGTTAAGAAATTCCATGCAAACTCAATGGCTTCTTTTTTGAAATAATCACCAAAACTGAAGTTACCTAGCATTTCAAAGAAAGTATGGTGACGGGCGGTATAACCAACGTTTTCTAAATCATTATGCTTACCACCAGCACGAACACAGCGCTGAGAAGAAACTGCACGGGTATAACTGCGTTTTTCCGCACCTAAAAACGTATCTTTAAACTGGTTCATTCCCGCGTTTGTAAAAAGAAGCGTTGGATCATCTGCTGGAACGAGAGACGAGCTAGCCACAGGCTGGTGACCATGACTCTGGAAATAATCTTTAAACTTTTGGCGTAAGTCAGCAGTTGATAATGTCATTGAAAACCTAACTTCCTTAATACATTGAATGAGAATGTGCGGGATTGATGCCACTAGCCGATTAATCCTTAGATTAACCTTTCTAATAAGCGCCTAGCTGTTTATGCATTTCATGCCCTCGCACGGATGTGCGCAACAATACCATGGTTAGCGCTTTTTTGTTAAGCCCATAGCCTGCTCTACTAGTATAAATAAGCCCTTTTATACCCGTTATAAAGGGCATAAATGAATTTTATGCGATTTTTATTCACCTTTGACGGCATATTCAATGTGTTCGCTGTAAAAACCTCGATATTGAAGAAACTGCTTTTGCTTCATCAATAGCTTAAAATCGGTTTCTTTGAAGGGGCCAAATTTTTTGTCTTTAACCCATTTCGCTTTTTCAAACCAGTCAGGTTCTATTTCATCAAGGGCCTGTTCAGCGGCAAGTTCATCCACCCCGTATTGCTGCAAATCGAGTTTAATTTTTCGAGGGCCAGAGCCTTTCATGTACAAAGCACGGGCGCGACTTTCAGCGAACCGCTCGTCACTTTGAATATCCGCCTCCCGAAAGGCTTCCAGTACAGGCATAAACGCCTCACTCTCGATGCCTTTTTGTGCAAGCTTGCGGCAAATCTCTGAAAAGCTATGCTCTCGTCGTGCAAGCATGCGGGTAATCGCGTCGGTAATGAATTTTCTGTCAAATTCTGACATTTTATTAATCGAAACCTTCTTAAAATACTTTTCAATCTCGTTATATTACTATTAATGGTAATCTTTAGCGTCGTTGAACGAAAGTGAATAAAGTAAACGTAAGCATGGAATATAAGGTAAAAGTTGTTAGTGCGGTGTCGGATGTTCCCCAAGCTACATGGGATGCGCTTGCAGAAGGCGAAGGCCCATTTTTACGTTACGACTTTTTAAATGCGCTAGAACAAAGTGCGTGCTGCGATGAAGCGTCAGGCTGGTTCCCGCAACATCTTGTCATTGAACAAGCGCAAACGACTGACCAGGCGGCTATTAACAAGGATGCGTGCCCTTCGTCTGTTGAAAGCACGGTAATAGCCATTATACCCGGCTATTTAAAGACACACAGTTACGGCGAGTACGTGTTTGATCATTCATGGGCAAATGCCTACCACCAGCACGGTATTCCTTATTACCCTAAATGGGTTGCTGCTATTCCTTTTACGCCAGTCTCTGGTTCGCGAATACTAACGCATGAAAAGGCGCCCTTTAGTGACGCGCTTTTAGCCCTTATTTCTCAAACCGTGCAGTCCATGGGCGAAGAAGCCGTCTCTTCCTGTCATTGGCTATTTACTAATAGCCTCACTCAAGCGTTACTCGCTAATCATTCAGGCTTGCTCACCCGCTACGCCGTTCAATTTCAATGGCACAATTACCAATATACCAATTTCGACAGTTTTTTGAATGCGCTAACATCACGCAAGCGCCGAGACATGAAAAAAACACAGCGAAAGCTTGTTGAACAAGGCATTCGCTACCATCATTTAACCGGCAGTGAAATAACCGATGAGGTCATCGACTTTTTCTTGCAGTGTTATCAAGCAACGTATTTAAAGCGCAGCGGGCATACAGGCTACTTAAACGAGACGTTTTTTCGGCAGTTGCGTAACACCATGGCCAAGAACATGCTTATTGTCACGGCTTACAAACATGACTCTCCTATCGCCAGCGCTTTGTTCTTTTTTGATGATACAGGCTTATATGGCAGATATTGGGGCGCGTTAGAGGAAGTCAGCGGCTTACATTTTGCGTGCTGTTATTTTGAGGGTATTGCTTTTGCGATTGAAAAAAAGCTTCCACTTTTTAACCCTGGCACCCAAGGCGAACATAAAATTCTTCGTGGTTTTGAACCTATTTACTGCCAATCGCAACATGAACTATTTTCGGCCCCCTTTCATGATGCTGTAGCGTCATTTTTACAACAAGAATCAGAACATATTGTGGCGTATTTCAATCAGGCCCAAGATGTTTTACCTTTTAATAACGATATAACACCTACCCTTAAAACGACAAACACCCCTAATCCTTTATTAGCGGTGAATAATCATAATGAGAAAACGATATGAAACAAAAACTACTCGCGCTAGCCATAGCAGCATCGCTGGGCTTAGCAGGCTGTGGTCAGCCAGAACAAAATAAACAACAAGCAGCTGACAAGACGGCGATGGAAGAAGAAATGGGTCAGGCTGAACTCGGTTCATTTGGCGTAGATTTATCTGCCCGAAACGAGGCGGTTAAACCTGGCGATGACTTCTTCATGTACGCTGGCGGTACCTGGTACGACAATTACGAGCTTCCTGCAGATAAAACCCGATTTGGTGCTTTTACTGCCCTAGCCGAGCGCAGTGAAGAGCAGGTTAAAAATATTATTGACGGGTTAATGGAAAAAGAAAACTTGAACGCTGATGAGCAGCTTGTTCATGATTTCTTCGTCTCCTATATGGATGTAGAAACCCTTAATGAAAAAGGCCTTACACCTATTTCTGATGTGTTGTCGTCTATTGATGCTATTGCTTCAACCAAAGATTTGACCGAAGTATTTGGTAAAAGTTGGCTCACCGGTGCTAGCTCTCCTATTGATACTGGCATGTGGTACAACCGTTTAGATCCTAATGAGTACCAGCTTAGCGTTGGTGTTGGTGGCCTTAGCTTACCCGATCGCGATTACTACATTAGCGATCACGAAAGGTTCGTAAAAATTCGTGAAGCTTACCTTGCGCACATTGAACAGATGTTAAACTTTGCAGGCGTTGAAAATGCCGCAGAGGAAGCAGCCACTATTCTTCAACTTGAAACCGAAATAGCAAACATCCAGTGGCCGCGTGAAAAACGCCGCGACCGCGACCTTACATTGAATCAAATTGAACGCAGCAAACTTACCGATGCTTATCCTCAATTTGATTGGGACACTTTTCTAGCACAAACCGGCTTTCAAGCCCCTGAACTTAATATCACCCAACCTGAGCCTATCAAAGATGTCATTGATATTATCAATGAGACCAGCCTTGATGACTGGAAGGCTTACCTGACGTACCACACCATTAAAAACAACGCTGGCTTACTATCGGAAGATATTTATTTAGCCAACTTTGATTTCTATGGTACTACGTTAAGTGGTCAGCAAGAGCCTCGCCCTCGCTGGAAACGTGCAGTAAGCCAGATGTCGAGCACGGAATCTCTAGGGTTTGCTATAGGTAAGATATACGTTACTGAGTACTTCCCAGAAAGCTCGAAAGCGCAAATGGCCGAGCTGGTTGAAAATTTACGTACCGCGCTAGGTGAGCGTATCGATAACCTAGACTGGATGGGAGAGGAAACCAAAGTAAATGCGAAAGAAAAGCTTATGGCGTTTCGCCCTAAAATTGGCTACCCAGACAAATGGCAATCTTTCGATGGACTAACCATTAACAGTGATGATTTGGTGGGGAACGTACGTCACCTAAGAGAATTCTTTAAAGCTGAAGATATCGAAAAAGAACTAGATAAAACCGACCGTGAGCGCTGGGGCATGACCCCGCAACGGGTTAACGCGTATTACAACAGTTCGTTTAATGAAATTGTTTTCCCTGCCGCTATTCTTCAGCCGCCGTTTTTCGATCCTAACGCAGATGCCGCGGTAAACTATGGCGCAATCGGCGCAGTTATTGGTCATGAAATGGGACATGGCTTTGACGATCAGGGCTCTAAGTCTGATGCTAATGGTATTCAGCGCAACTGGTGGACTGACTCAGACCGCGCTGCATTTGAGAAAAAAGCAGATATGTTAGCCGAGCAATACAACCAATATGAGCCGATTGAAGGGAACTTCGTTAATGGCCGTAATAGCTTAGGCGAGAATATTGGTGATGTAGGTGGTTTGTCGATGGCTTATCATGCTTACAAACTAAGCTTAAATGGTGAGGAAGCGCCGGTTATTGATGGCCTAACTGGCGATCAACGTTTCTTCCTTGCATGGGCGCAAGTCTGGCGTGAAAAGCGTACCGAGGAAAGCATGTTAAACCAGCTACGTGGTGGAACGCATGCTCCGGGTCGTTACCGTGCACAAGCCCCACGCAACCACGACGCCTGGTATGAAGCGTTTAACGTGCAACCTGGCGATGACTTGTATCTTCCGCCAGAAGAGCGTGTTCGTATTTGGTAATGTAAGTGGATACCCATGCGGACGCTTTGTCCGTGTGGGCTTCTTTGATGACTGTATTTTTAAATGCCGCTTTCATGATTGAAGGCTTTTAACCTCACGTTCGCTTTTAACGTCAACTTCCCGGCGACTTACATGCCGATTTTACTGGTAATAAGACACCGTTTTATTGATATTGTGATAGCACCAATCGTACATAACGCTTAACTGCGTTGCTTGCCTTAGTCACATTTTCCTTAGTATTTTGCCTTTCACCTTCAAGGGCATTACGTAACCAAAAACCATCAATCATGGCTGCGGTAGACAACGCTGCCTCTTTCGCATGCTCTCTAGGGATAAGGTTTGTAAAACTATAAGTTAGGTTGCTTTCTAGTCGTTTGTGGTTAATTCGCTGAAGTCTATGTAAGCCCTCACTATGTAACGACAAAGCCCAAAAGTTTAGCCATGTATTCGTTGCCGACGACTCTTGCTGTTCAACCGAGAAGTTGCTTTCTATAATGGTGTCAATACGCTCTAAATGACTACTAAAACTCCCTTGGAGTTTGAGCTTTTCGAGCAGGTATCGCATAGCGGCTTCAATTAACCCCTGCTTACCGCCGAAATAATGACTAATAATACCGCTTGAAAGACCCGCTTGTTTACTAATTAAACTAATTGTGGCGCTGTGAAACCCGTACTCAGCTATGACCACCAAGGTGGCATCAATTAGCTGCTTCTTTCGAATGGGCTCCATTCCTACTTTTGGCATGTAACTGCTCCATACCGTATGAGCCGCTGCAACGCACTCGAAATGTACGTTACAGCAACCCGTCTTACAGTGAATTAAAACGTTAAACGCGCATTAATGGCAACCGCGCGTGGCGCACCTATCCAAAATGCATTAGGGGCAATGGTAGACGCATAATCTTCATCTAGCACGTTGTTTACGGTTAAGCGAACTTCAAGTTCTTCCATGCCTTGACCTATATTGCTAATGTAACCACCAATATAAAGGTCGCTAACCAAATAATCATCTACTTCAGCGGTATTGTAAATATCGATGAAACGAGAGTCGACATACTTTGTCGATATACCTGCGAAATAATTGTTTTTACTCCAATCTAGGCTAATAACTGCCATGGTATCTGGCGTACCAATAACCGTATTTCCTTTTACAGCTACCAGTGAAGACTCAGCGTTAGTAGTATCGGCAATAGCGGCTTGTGCGCTAGCCAGTGAGTCATACTGCGTACCCGTGCCACCAATGGTTTCAATGTATTCCGACTCGCTTAACGTTAGTGACGTAAATACAGTAAGGTTATCGGTAATCGCAAAGTCTGCAGACATTTCAAAACCGCTAGACTCAATACCACCCACATTTCTATATCCACCTGCCGCGGCTTCTAAGAAGTCGATACCGCTAGCAGTTTCATTGCTGGTGAATTGAATGCGGTTATTGAACTCGATGGTGTAATAAGTAATATTGGCATTGAATTTAGCACTTGAATAACGAAGACCCACATCAATGTTCTCTGCGGTCTCTGGTTCAATGAAGCGTAAATCCGTGTCGTCGCGCTCAAGTTGTGCATCTTTAATTGAAGCGAAGTTTTCACCGTAACCAGCGAAGAGCTCCAACCCATCTACTGCGATAGGCGCTACAAAACCGGCAGAAAATAGCGTGTCAGAATCTGAATTAACCTCTAAGTTGTTAGCGCTGTCGAAATTATCGTTCTTCGCAATATCAACGTTGAAACGCTTAGCGCCTAGACGTACTTTCGCTACCCCAAAATCAATTTCGTCTTCTACATAATACATTAGGGTATCAACGGGGAAACTGCGGTCATACTGTACCCAGTAAGGCGAGTTATTAAAATCGTACCCAATCGCTGAGTCGGTAATTTTGTGCCAGTCTCGGTATTCATCACGCTCATAATCTTCCCACCACAAACCAAAGCGAAGCGTGTTGTCGAATTCGCCTAACTTGGCGTACCAGATACCATCTGCATTAAAACCGATGCGTTCTTTGTTGTAGTGGGTGTGTCGGTATGAACCAACTGGAATTGCACCTTGTTCATGACAGCTTGGATCGTACTCTGCACCCGCGCCACCATAAGGAAAAGTAATTGAGCTTTCGCAGCCAGCAATAGGAGAAAGCTGCATGCCATCGCGGTCGACAAAATAAATATTGCCCAGTGCGCTCCCACCGTAAACCGTATTCCCATTAACCAACTCTGAATGACCTTCAGTGCCGTCATCTTTTACGTCTACAAGATAAGGCGGTACCCAATCACCACGCCCTTCGTTCTCATGATAATAGGCACTAGTAGAAATATCGACCGCGCCAACAGAGAACTCAGCTTTTAAATAAGCCAATAGGTTTTCCCGTAGCGTAGACCAGCCTCGACGATAAGATTGATCTTGATAAGGAATACCCGTCCACTCACTGGTAAGCTGATCCCAGTCTGGGTTTTGCGCATATTGCTCTAGGCTATAGATACGCTGGTAGTTTTCTTCGTGGGTATCGTCGTACGAGACGTAACCAGTTAACGCAACGTTTTCCACCATAGAGGTAACTTTCAACGCTAGATGGTCACGGGTGTTTTCAGCTACCTGATCCATGAAATCACTGCTTTCTTGCGTAGAAAGACTTATCCATGCATACGTATCTTTTAAGATCTCGCCGGTGTCATAACGCACATAGTATTTAGACGCATCGAACTCACCCGCCGTAACACTTGCAACAAAGCCTTCTTCCTCACTAGGATTGATAGTAGTGAAGTTTAAAGTGCCACCCAGCGCTTCATGAGAGCGAGAAGCAATATCGGACGTGCCTTGCGATACCTCAATGGTTTGTAAGTTTTCGGTATCGATATAGCGGTTTGCTTTAGCACCGCCACCATAGTTAGAGTTGCCGTTGGCAATACCATCTACTGTCATACCGATTTGCTGTTCGTTCAAGTTAACTTGAAAGCCGCGAATAACAATAGAAGTAGACCAATCATCGGCCCCAAAGGTATCCCCTTCGTTAATTAGTACACCCGGTAAGTTATCTACAACAGCAAGCACACTGCTTAAATTAGCTTGTTGCTTTTGCATGTCGTCAGAAGCGGCGTTATTAGCGTATGACACGCTTCGGCCAACAACCGTAATTTCCTCTATTTCATTAGATTTATCTTCGGCTATCGCTTCGGCGTGGCTATTCGATGTGCCTGATAATCCGGCAAGTACACTAAGTGCAATGAGATGGTAACGCGTCATGTGTAATGTTCCCTTTTTAATCGTTTGAGTGTGTTTTACCCAACCACCTTAAAAAGCAGATGTGACAGTTACGTTAAGTTAAATTGAACATTCAATTAATAAAAAGTGACAGGAAATGAAAAAAGCGAAAAAAAAAGCCCTTCATGAGAAGGGCTTTCATTAAATAATCTTATTTAACAGTAAGTTAAGATTGCGATACAGCCTTAAAATTAACTTCTTGGTTAGGTGTTTCCGTCACTTTTTTTTTCGCATAAAGCAATGCATCATGCAGGTTGTCATAAATAACGATGCCTGGATGATTAACACAGATACTCTCTAACACTTCGTTCACAGCGGCATTAGCACCGCAGATCACTAACTGTCTACCAGCCGCTATAGCATCCACAGTCACTGTTTCTACCGCCATTGCTGCAGAGACATCCACAGTAGGCACACGGGTGAAATCTAAGATCATCACCTTCGATCCCGCTTTCACGTTATCTCTTACATGGTGACCTACATCAGCAGCAGCACCAAAGCTTAACGGGCCACCGAAGCTGAAAATAGAGACCTTGCCTTTAAGCGACTCAAGTAATGCATTTTCTTCTGGATCGTTAAGCGACTCTGGAATTTTGCGAAGCTCTTCTAATTGCAAGTGAGCAACTTGGCGCACATAAGCAAGGGCTGCGAATACCACGCCCACACCCACAGCAGTGATAAGGTCAACAAACACAGTGAGTGCAAGTACCAATATCATCAGACCGAAGTCCCAACGAGGCCCCTTATGAGCACGCTTTAAGTAGCTCCAATCGATAATATCTAAGCCCACTTTAACCAAAATACCAGCAAGTACAGCATGAGGAATTTGCGCCGCGAGCGGGCTAAGACCCAACACTATCGCAAGTAAAACCAATGCGTGAACCATACCCGAAATACGGTCTTTACCACCGCTACGAATATTCACAACCGTTCGCATGGTTGCACCGGCACCCGCAATACCACCAATTAAACCCGCTACGGTGTTACCAATACCCTGACCGATTAGCTCTCTATTGCTGTCATGACGAGTACGGGTCATGTTGTCTGCTACCAATGACGTCAACAAACTGTCGATAGCGCCAAGAACTGCAAGAATAAACGCAGCTTCTAAAATTAGTAATGCTGTACCTTGCTCGAATACTGGCATTTGGATGCTTGGTAAGCCCGTAGGAATTTGACCTAAGATAGGTACAGATAACGCCAAGCTTACAAGAGTACCAATGATCAGTGCTGCTAGCGCACCCGGTACATATTTACCTAATGACGCAGGCCATTTGTAGGCAATAATTAATGTACCAATACCTAAGCCTAGCGTTGCAAAATTAATATCTGCAAGTGCTGTGGGTAGATAGCTTAATGCGCCAATAGTGCCACCTGGAGGCTCATGCCCCAACAAGCGGCCTAATTGTAGAATGATAATAATGGCACCAATACCCGACATAAAGCCTGAAATAACAGGGTATGGAACTAGGCGGATATATTCCCCAACTTTTAAGAAGCCGAAGATAATTTGAAAAATACCGGCGAGTATAACTGCGGTAAAGATCAAGCTTGCATCGCCTGAGAGGCTGGCAAACAAACCTGCTAATACAACAACCATAGGCCCTGTAGGCCCAGAGATTTGTGAGGGTGTGCCACCAAACAACGCGGCGAAGAAACCCACCGCAATAGCACCATAAAGGCCGGCCATCGGACCAAGTCCTGAGGCTACCCCTAGCGCTAAGGCTAGCGGCAAGGCAACAATACCGGCGGTTAAACCACCGGTGATGTCACCACGTAAATTACTTACATTTAACTTAAACATGGAATGTTTCCTAAATTCTTATCGCGCAAAAGTGCTTATCGCTTAAGCTGCGCTTCTGCGTGAGATTGATCCATTACCTCAAACTCACCAGACTCGCTGTTGTAGCACAACACTTCGCCACTACCTATATTATAAACCCAACCATGAAGCGTAACGTGTTTGTTCGCAATTTTTGCGGCAACAGCAGGGTGTGTACGTAAATGCTGAATTTGCTGTACCACGTTTTCTTTCGTTACATCTTCTAGGTGATCGTGGGTTAGTTCAGAACAACCACTACGCTCTTTAACAACTTCAGTTGCAGCGCGACAATGGCCCAGCCACTCTTTAACGTGCGGCAATGAAGAAAGCCCTTCTGGCTTTAATGCGCCTTTCATTGCGCCACAATCTGTATGTCCACAAACAACGATATGCGTAACGCCTAGTGCTGCAACAGCAAATTCGATTGAGGCAGTCATACCGCCCGTTTGGTTGCTATGCGGCGGCACGATGTTGCCCGCGTTACGACAGATAAACAATTCACCCGGCTCGGTTTGCGTTACCAAGTTTGGATCTATACGAGAGTCTGAACACGTGATGAAAAGCACTTCTGGGTTCTGACCGTTCGCCAGTTTTTGGAAAGCTGCTTTTTTATTTGGGTACACTTCCTTCTGGAATTTCGCAACACCCGAAATAACGTGGTCCATAAATTTCTCCATTAAATAATAATTATTGTCTTTAACTGTCTGCACCAGTGTCACCTGATAGATTAATAGTTTAATATACTAGTTCGTGATAGCCCACACCTATCAAGCGTGAGAATTAAAAAAATTAAGGCGACGTAATAACCATGTTACTGAACGGTAAAACTCCATCTATTAACCAAATTCGTTATTTTGTTGCAGTAGCTAAATACTTAAGCTTTCGTCAAGCAGCCACAAGCCTAGGTATTAGTCAGCCTACTTTAACGAGTCAAATTAATGCCCTTGAAAACAGTTTAGATTTAGTCTTATTTGAACGTTCAAGAACTGGCACCTTATTATCGCCTCAAGGCAAAGCGCTACTCGAAGCGGCGGAAGAAGTACTTCAAGCGAATCACCGTTTCAATGAAATAGCACGGGATCTGGCTGAAGGTGAAGTGGTTACTTTCCGCCTTGGTATCCCCCCTACGCTTGGTCCTTACTTGTTGCCCCATATTTTACCCGAATTGCATCAGCGCAAGCCAGGGCTTCGATTCTACGTGCGAGAAGCTGCACCACAGGCACTACAACATGGATTGCTGCACGGTGAATACGACTTAATTATCTCACCACTTTCCAGTGAATATTCGCAGCTTATAACTGAGCCTCTGTTTAACGAACCGCTTAAATTCGTTGTGCCTTCTGATCATAAGCTTGCCGGAAATGCTTTTGTTCGCCCTGAGCAAATTGCTGGAGAAAAAGTACTCACGCTAGAAGATAGACACCACTTTCATCATCAAGTGCAACATATTTGCGATGAAATTGGCGCAGACCTGCAACGAGACTATGAAGGAACAAGCCTAGATACACTGCGACAAATGGTAGTCATGGGTATGGGCGTTGCATTTTTGCCGGGGCTATATATACATTCAGAGTTGCATCACCCTGAAGCACTTCACGTTTGTGAAATAGAGGGTATGCCTATTGAAAGGCAGCACTCCTTGGCATGGAGAAATACCGCCCCGGGGCGCAAGACCTTTAGAGAAATTACCTCTGTGATAAGAGATATTATAGGTAATCGACTTTCCACTGCGGTGGAAGTTATTAACGATTAATCACTTGTCTAGATATTATCACGAGCTACCCCATGTTCATGACACGATTGATAAAAAAAATGGTATATTTGCGTTAATACATGAACAAAATTCATAAATTATGATTGAACGTCAGCACCTTAAAATAATTAGCGCTATTCATAAACACGGCACCATGACGGAAGCTGCCAAGTCGTTGTTCGTTACTCAGTCAGCGCTTAGTCATTCGATGAAAAAGCTTGAAGCAAGCTTTTCGTTGCCACTGTGGCAAAAGGAAGGGCGAAGGTTAGTGTTAACCCAAGCT
The nucleotide sequence above comes from Alteromonas naphthalenivorans. Encoded proteins:
- a CDS encoding hydrogen peroxide-inducible genes activator, translated to MLLNGKTPSINQIRYFVAVAKYLSFRQAATSLGISQPTLTSQINALENSLDLVLFERSRTGTLLSPQGKALLEAAEEVLQANHRFNEIARDLAEGEVVTFRLGIPPTLGPYLLPHILPELHQRKPGLRFYVREAAPQALQHGLLHGEYDLIISPLSSEYSQLITEPLFNEPLKFVVPSDHKLAGNAFVRPEQIAGEKVLTLEDRHHFHHQVQHICDEIGADLQRDYEGTSLDTLRQMVVMGMGVAFLPGLYIHSELHHPEALHVCEIEGMPIERQHSLAWRNTAPGRKTFREITSVIRDIIGNRLSTAVEVIND